Proteins found in one Aquibium microcysteis genomic segment:
- a CDS encoding DUF3237 domain-containing protein — protein sequence MTALARPELVHLCDLTVDLGKPLELGDAPRGKRRIIPIVGGKVEGERLSGRILNLGADWQTIMADANAELDTRYAIETHDGALIDIRNFGYRHGPADVLAAVGRGEPVDPALYYMRTLPRFETGDPRYGWLNRLICVGTGARLAAAVVISVYEVK from the coding sequence ATGACCGCCCTCGCCAGACCCGAACTCGTCCACCTCTGCGACCTGACCGTCGATCTGGGAAAGCCATTGGAACTCGGCGACGCGCCGCGCGGCAAGCGGCGCATCATCCCGATCGTCGGGGGAAAGGTCGAGGGCGAGCGGCTCTCCGGCCGCATCCTGAACCTCGGTGCCGACTGGCAGACCATCATGGCGGACGCCAATGCCGAACTCGACACGCGCTACGCGATCGAGACGCATGACGGTGCGCTGATCGACATCCGCAATTTCGGCTATCGCCATGGACCGGCCGACGTGCTGGCGGCGGTGGGGCGCGGCGAACCGGTCGACCCGGCGCTCTACTACATGCGCACGCTGCCGCGCTTCGAGACCGGCGATCCGCGCTACGGCTGGCTCAACCGTCTGATCTGCGTCGGCACTGGAGCGCGCCTGGCGGCGGCAGTCGTCATCTCGGTCTACGAGGTGAAATGA
- a CDS encoding MarR family winged helix-turn-helix transcriptional regulator: MTTRETRTGRAGKGIDALAKTSGRLEVPPMATIIGYKLRRAQLYVFQDFIETFARMKLRPAEFSVLAIIAETPGLKQSEIAEMLGVKRANFVALMDNLEKRGLAERRKAQTDRRSHSVHLTDEGARFVRRMTAMWAEHENRLIERLGGAAERDRLIELLDRLLSPPTGEAPLPET; encoded by the coding sequence ATGACCACGCGGGAGACCAGGACCGGACGCGCCGGCAAGGGCATCGACGCCCTCGCGAAGACGTCCGGCCGCCTCGAGGTCCCGCCGATGGCCACCATCATCGGCTACAAGCTCAGACGTGCGCAGCTCTACGTCTTCCAGGATTTCATCGAGACCTTCGCGCGCATGAAACTGCGCCCGGCGGAGTTCTCGGTCCTCGCCATCATCGCCGAGACGCCGGGGCTCAAGCAGTCCGAGATCGCCGAGATGCTGGGCGTCAAGCGGGCCAACTTCGTCGCGCTGATGGACAACCTGGAGAAGCGCGGACTGGCGGAGCGCCGCAAGGCGCAGACCGACCGCCGTTCCCATTCCGTCCACCTCACCGACGAAGGCGCCCGCTTCGTGCGCAGGATGACGGCCATGTGGGCAGAACACGAAAACCGCCTGATCGAGCGCCTCGGCGGCGCCGCCGAACGCGACCGCCTGATCGAACTGCTCGACCGGCTTCTCAGCCCGCCGACGGGCGAGGCGCCGCTTCCGGAGACCTGA
- a CDS encoding acyl-CoA thioesterase: MLVNRRDVEIEWGDCDAAGIVFYPRYFALFDASTAYLLEKATGMKKIAWTKAYGIVGTPMVDTGAKFILPSRYGDVITIETTAGDVRRSSFDVRHRVLKGEALAIEAHETRVWAGRDPDNPDRIKGFAIPDAVAAALRGA, from the coding sequence ATGCTGGTCAACCGTCGCGACGTCGAGATCGAGTGGGGCGACTGCGACGCCGCGGGCATCGTCTTCTACCCGCGCTATTTCGCCCTGTTCGACGCCTCGACCGCCTATCTCCTGGAGAAGGCGACGGGCATGAAGAAGATCGCCTGGACGAAGGCCTACGGCATCGTCGGCACGCCGATGGTCGATACGGGTGCCAAGTTCATCCTGCCGTCCCGCTACGGCGACGTGATCACGATCGAGACGACCGCTGGAGATGTCCGGCGCTCCAGCTTCGACGTCAGGCATCGGGTGCTGAAGGGCGAAGCGCTGGCGATCGAGGCGCACGAGACGCGCGTCTGGGCTGGCCGGGATCCGGACAACCCGGACCGCATCAAGGGGTTCGCGATTCCGGACGCGGTGGCTGCGGCACTGCGGGGCGCATAG